One genomic region from Gigantopelta aegis isolate Gae_Host unplaced genomic scaffold, Gae_host_genome ctg1973_pilon_pilon:::debris, whole genome shotgun sequence encodes:
- the LOC121391240 gene encoding LOW QUALITY PROTEIN: dnaJ homolog subfamily A member 1-like (The sequence of the model RefSeq protein was modified relative to this genomic sequence to represent the inferred CDS: deleted 2 bases in 2 codons): protein MSKTVKDTKFYDLLGVQPDATEAELKKAYRKMALKYHPDKNPGSENEEKFKSIAQAYEVLSNEKTRELYDKGGEEALKEGGGGGHSAMDIFDIVFGMGRDKRSREKRTKDMMYQLRVSLDEMYNGSKRKLAIQRNVICSACQGKGGKEGAVRTCTVCDGQGTRDKCKECYGHKVVSDKKILEVHVDKGMKDGDKVTFRGESTQQPGYETGDVLIFLEESEHHLFKRKDTDLFMTLDVNLAEALTGCKKIITTLDDRKLVVQTLPGEVIKHGDVKVVLNEGMPQYRNPFDKGRLVIKFNDESDGHMGGARTVQCQTQ, encoded by the exons ATTTATTGGGTGTTCAACCTGATGCCACTGAGGCAGAATTGAAGAAGGCTTATCGTAAGATGGCTCTTAAGTATCATCCTGATAAAAAT CCAGGATCGGAAAATGAAGAGAAG TTCAAGTCAATAGCTCAAGCATATGAAGTATTATCTAATGAGAAGACAAGAGAACTTTACGATAAAGGAGGTGAAGAAGCTCTCAAAGAAGGTGGCGGAGGTGGACACTCAG CAatggatatatttgatattgtgTTTGGTATGGGAAGAGATAAACGCTCACGAGAGAAGAGAACTAAAGACATGATGTATCAACTTAGA GTATCACTTGATGAGATGTACAATGGAAGCAAAAGAAAACTGGCTATCCAAAGAAATGTTATTTGTTCTGCTTGCCAAGGAAAAGGAGGCAAAGAG GGTGCTGTCAGAACGTGTACTGTGTGTGATGGACAAGGAACTAGA gACAAATGTAAAGAGTGCTATGGACATAAAGTAGTCAGTGATAAGAAGATATTAGAG GTACATGTTGATAAAGGCATGAAAGATGGAGACAAAGTCACATTTAGAGGAGAATCAACTCAG CAACCTGGTTATGAGACTGGAGATGTTCTTATATTCTTGGAAGAGAGTGAGCATCATCTTTTTAAACGGAAG GACACCGATCTCTTTATGACACTA GATGTCAATTTAGCTGAAGCACTGACGGGTTGTAAGAAGATCATCACAACATTGGATGATAGAAAGCTTGTAGTTCAGACTTTACCTGGAGAAGTCATCAAACATG GTGATGTAAAGGTGGTACTCAATGAAGGTATGCCTCAATATAGGAACCCATTTGATAAAGGACGACTTGtcataaaatttaat GATGAGAGTGATGGCCATATGGGAGGTGCTCGAACAGTACAATGTCAGACTCAGTAG